In a genomic window of Stakelama saccharophila:
- a CDS encoding DUF1244 domain-containing protein, translating into MADLKTLDDRIAADAFRRLVGHLRHRTDAENIDLMGLAGFCRNCLSDWIREASEKAGDPIDKATARRIIYGMPYAEWKAKHQGDATPEQLDRMKASMERNPSDAELDEALAASFPASDPPSMTDPAR; encoded by the coding sequence ATGGCCGATCTGAAAACGCTGGACGACCGAATCGCGGCCGATGCCTTTCGCCGCCTGGTCGGCCATCTGCGCCACCGCACCGATGCGGAGAATATCGACCTGATGGGGCTTGCCGGTTTCTGCCGCAACTGCCTGTCCGACTGGATCCGGGAAGCGAGCGAGAAGGCCGGCGATCCGATCGACAAGGCCACCGCGCGGCGCATCATCTATGGCATGCCCTATGCCGAATGGAAGGCGAAGCACCAGGGCGACGCGACGCCCGAACAGCTCGATCGGATGAAAGCGAGCATGGAGCGCAATCCCTCCGACGCGGAACTGGACGAAGCGCTCGCCGCGAGCTTTCCGGCGAGCGATCCGCCGTCGATGACCGACCCCGCGCGCTGA
- a CDS encoding DUF2312 domain-containing protein gives MASMADENAGEGNVAADELRLLIERAERLEEEKKGISDDIKDVMAEAKSRGYDAKAIRKILAIRKKKKEEYQEEEAILETYMHALGML, from the coding sequence ATGGCTTCGATGGCTGATGAGAATGCAGGTGAAGGCAACGTGGCGGCGGATGAGCTTCGACTTCTGATCGAACGCGCCGAACGTCTCGAGGAAGAAAAGAAGGGTATCAGCGATGACATTAAGGACGTCATGGCTGAAGCCAAGAGCCGGGGCTACGATGCGAAGGCTATCCGAAAAATCCTGGCGATCAGAAAGAAAAAGAAAGAAGAATATCAGGAAGAAGAAGCGATTCTCGAAACGTACATGCATGCTTTAGGAATGTTGTAA
- the ruvC gene encoding crossover junction endodeoxyribonuclease RuvC, whose product MIILGLDPGLGTTGWGLIRAEGNRLSHLANGHLKTETKAPLPRRLAHLYAMVSALVADHAPDTAAVEEVFVNANPQSTLKLGQARGVVLAAAARGGMDVGEYAARLVKKAVVGVGNADKTQVHAMVRRLLPGAEIAGADAADAVAVAICHAHHLASARVRA is encoded by the coding sequence GTGATCATCCTGGGCCTCGATCCCGGGCTGGGGACCACCGGCTGGGGACTGATCCGCGCCGAGGGCAATCGGCTGTCGCACCTCGCCAACGGACATCTCAAGACCGAGACGAAGGCGCCGCTGCCGCGCCGGCTGGCGCATCTCTACGCGATGGTGTCGGCGCTGGTCGCCGACCACGCGCCCGATACCGCGGCGGTGGAGGAGGTCTTCGTCAATGCCAATCCGCAATCCACGCTCAAGCTCGGCCAGGCGCGCGGCGTCGTGCTGGCGGCGGCGGCGCGCGGCGGCATGGACGTCGGCGAATATGCCGCGCGGCTGGTGAAGAAGGCGGTGGTCGGCGTCGGCAATGCCGACAAGACCCAGGTCCACGCGATGGTCCGGCGCCTGCTGCCTGGCGCGGAGATCGCCGGCGCCGATGCCGCCGACGCGGTGGCGGTGGCGATATGTCATGCGCACCACCTGGCCAGTGCGAGGGTGCGCGCCTGA
- the ruvA gene encoding Holliday junction branch migration protein RuvA, with protein sequence MIAHLKGRLESSGADHAVIEVNGVGYLVGASVRTLETLGPVGEFVTVHTEMLVAEDSIRLMGFATAEERDWFRLLTSVQGVGARVALAILSVLAPDELHRAVAGGDKAMVARANGVGPKLAQRIVNELKDKVGAAAFGAGPAASAPAAGASADAVSALLNLGFRSAEASAAVKAAEDEAGAGASLDALVRLALRKAAK encoded by the coding sequence ATGATCGCGCACCTGAAGGGGCGGCTCGAATCGAGCGGGGCCGATCATGCGGTGATCGAGGTGAACGGCGTCGGCTATCTGGTCGGCGCGTCGGTGCGTACGCTGGAGACGCTGGGGCCGGTGGGCGAGTTCGTCACCGTGCATACCGAAATGCTGGTCGCGGAGGATTCGATCCGGCTGATGGGCTTCGCCACGGCCGAGGAACGCGACTGGTTCCGGCTGCTGACGAGCGTGCAGGGCGTCGGCGCGCGGGTCGCGCTGGCGATCCTGTCGGTGCTCGCGCCCGACGAATTGCACCGCGCGGTCGCGGGCGGCGACAAGGCGATGGTCGCGCGCGCCAACGGCGTCGGGCCGAAGCTGGCCCAGCGCATCGTCAACGAGTTGAAGGACAAGGTGGGTGCGGCGGCGTTCGGAGCAGGGCCGGCGGCGAGCGCCCCCGCCGCGGGCGCCTCGGCCGATGCGGTATCGGCGCTGCTCAACCTGGGCTTCAGGTCGGCCGAGGCGTCGGCGGCGGTGAAGGCGGCGGAAGACGAGGCGGGCGCCGGGGCATCGCTCGACGCGCTGGTCCGCCTCGCGCTCAGAAAGGCGGCGAAGTGA
- the pyk gene encoding pyruvate kinase, giving the protein MTQVTPPRSRKVRVLATLGPASSTPEMVEKLFKAGADAFRINMSHGDQESKVPLIRAIRALEKTMGRPTTILADLQGPKLRVGRFEDGKVALKKGAVFVLDRDPAPGDEHRVQLPHREIFQAIETDARLLLDDGKMVLRVTEHDEDRIVTEVEVGGTLSNAKGLNVPDVVLPMAALTDKDRSDLAFALEQGVDWVALSFVQRPEDLAEARKLIQGRAALLAKIEKPSAVARIEEIVELCDGVMVARGDLGVELPPQSVPPLQKRIVETARRLGRPVIVATQMLESMIQSPTPTRAEVSDVATAVYDGADAIMLSAESAAGDWPVESVAMMNSIAEAVERDPAHGDRVHFTVLHPDPTTADALAEAAKSITATVTAKAIICFTLSGSTARRIARERPSVPIMVLTPKKETARRLGLLWGVHAVHTRDVESFEEMVAKAKRMALRHHVAEAGDRVVLCAGVPFGTPGSTNVLHVVRLLGNELTNYVEER; this is encoded by the coding sequence ATGACCCAGGTCACCCCGCCCCGCTCCCGCAAGGTTCGCGTCCTGGCCACGCTCGGCCCGGCCAGCAGCACGCCCGAGATGGTCGAAAAGCTGTTCAAGGCCGGCGCCGATGCCTTTCGCATCAACATGAGCCACGGCGACCAGGAATCGAAGGTGCCGCTGATCCGGGCGATCCGCGCGCTGGAAAAGACGATGGGACGGCCGACCACGATCCTGGCCGACCTTCAGGGTCCCAAGCTGCGCGTCGGCAGGTTCGAAGACGGCAAGGTGGCGCTGAAAAAGGGCGCTGTCTTCGTCCTCGATCGCGACCCCGCCCCCGGCGACGAACACCGGGTCCAGCTTCCCCACCGGGAAATCTTCCAGGCGATCGAAACCGATGCGCGCCTGCTGCTCGACGACGGCAAGATGGTGTTGCGCGTCACCGAGCATGACGAGGACCGCATCGTCACCGAGGTGGAGGTCGGCGGCACGCTGTCCAATGCCAAGGGGCTGAACGTGCCCGACGTGGTGCTGCCGATGGCGGCGCTGACCGACAAGGACCGGTCCGACCTCGCCTTCGCGCTGGAACAGGGCGTCGACTGGGTGGCGCTCAGCTTCGTGCAGCGCCCGGAGGATCTGGCCGAGGCCCGCAAGCTGATCCAGGGCCGCGCCGCCCTGCTCGCCAAGATCGAAAAGCCCAGCGCGGTGGCGCGGATCGAGGAGATCGTCGAGCTGTGCGACGGCGTCATGGTGGCGCGCGGCGACCTCGGCGTCGAACTGCCGCCGCAATCGGTTCCGCCGCTGCAGAAACGCATTGTGGAAACCGCCCGCCGGCTCGGCCGGCCGGTGATCGTCGCGACGCAGATGCTCGAATCGATGATACAGTCGCCCACCCCCACCCGGGCCGAGGTTTCCGACGTGGCCACCGCGGTCTATGACGGCGCCGACGCGATCATGCTGTCGGCCGAAAGCGCGGCTGGCGACTGGCCGGTGGAATCGGTGGCGATGATGAATTCGATCGCCGAGGCGGTGGAACGCGATCCCGCCCACGGCGACCGCGTCCACTTCACCGTGCTGCATCCCGATCCCACCACCGCCGACGCGCTCGCCGAAGCAGCGAAATCGATCACCGCAACCGTCACGGCGAAGGCGATCATCTGCTTCACCCTGTCGGGCTCCACCGCCCGCCGGATTGCGCGCGAACGCCCGTCGGTGCCGATCATGGTGCTGACGCCGAAGAAGGAAACGGCGCGCCGGCTGGGCCTCTTATGGGGCGTGCACGCCGTGCACACCCGCGACGTCGAATCGTTCGAGGAAATGGTGGCCAAGGCCAAGCGCATGGCACTGCGCCACCACGTCGCCGAAGCCGGCGACCGGGTCGTGCTGTGCGCCGGCGTTCCCTTCGGCACGCCGGGCAGCACCAACGTGCTGCACGTCGTTCGCCTGCTCGGCAACGAACTCACGAACTATGTCGAGGAACGCTGA
- the ruvB gene encoding Holliday junction branch migration DNA helicase RuvB — translation MTDSDRILTSQRRPEDVDAALRPKSLDEFVGQQGARDNLRVFIDAAKARGDALDHVLFFGPPGLGKTTLAQIIARELGVGFRATSGPVIAKSGDLAALLTNLEEGDVLFVDEIHRLAPAVEEVLYPAMEDRALDLMIGEGPSARSVRIDLPKFTLVGATTRQGLLTTPLRDRFGIPVRLNFYSVAELQKVVTRAAGLLDLHVAPEGAAEIARRSRGTPRIAGRLLRRVRDFANVAGEETVGAKVADAALNRLEVDSLGLDAMDRRYLGMIADIYRGGPVGVETLAAGLSEPRDTIEEVIEPYLIQLGLVARTARGRCLNGPAWKHLGIEPPQGAQDGLFDQGSGAEI, via the coding sequence ATGACCGACAGCGACCGCATCCTGACCAGCCAGCGCCGCCCCGAGGACGTGGATGCCGCACTGCGCCCCAAAAGCCTCGACGAATTCGTCGGGCAGCAGGGCGCACGCGACAATCTGCGCGTCTTCATCGACGCGGCGAAGGCGCGCGGCGATGCGCTGGACCATGTCCTGTTCTTCGGTCCGCCGGGCCTCGGCAAAACAACGCTGGCGCAGATCATCGCGCGCGAGCTGGGCGTGGGATTTCGCGCGACCTCCGGCCCCGTGATCGCCAAATCGGGCGATCTCGCGGCGCTGCTGACGAATCTGGAAGAAGGCGACGTCCTGTTCGTCGACGAGATCCACCGGCTCGCGCCCGCGGTGGAGGAGGTGCTCTATCCGGCGATGGAGGACCGCGCGCTCGACCTGATGATCGGCGAGGGGCCGTCGGCCAGGAGCGTGCGGATCGACCTGCCGAAGTTCACACTCGTCGGCGCCACGACGCGCCAGGGACTATTGACGACGCCGCTCAGGGACCGGTTCGGCATCCCCGTCCGGCTGAATTTCTATTCGGTCGCCGAGTTGCAGAAGGTGGTGACGCGTGCGGCGGGGCTGCTCGACCTGCACGTCGCGCCCGAGGGAGCGGCGGAGATCGCCAGGCGCTCACGCGGGACGCCGCGCATCGCCGGACGGCTGCTGCGCCGGGTGCGCGATTTCGCCAATGTCGCGGGCGAGGAGACGGTCGGCGCGAAGGTCGCCGATGCCGCGCTCAACCGGCTGGAGGTCGATTCGCTGGGGCTGGACGCGATGGATCGGCGCTATCTGGGCATGATCGCCGACATCTATCGCGGCGGGCCGGTGGGCGTGGAGACACTGGCCGCGGGCCTGTCGGAACCGCGCGACACGATCGAGGAAGTGATTGAGCCCTATCTGATCCAGTTGGGGCTGGTGGCGCGAACGGCGCGCGGGCGCTGCCTTAACGGGCCGGCGTGGAAGCATCTCGGCATCGAACCGCCGCAGGGCGCACAGGACGGGCTGTTCGATCAGGGATCGGGCGCTGAAATCTGA
- a CDS encoding heavy metal-binding domain-containing protein — MILTTTPSIEGRTIDRYHGVVTGEVIIGANIFRDLFAGIRDIVGGRSGGYERALGDAREEAFKELSAKATDLGGNAVVGIDIDYEVIGERGSMLMVSVSGTAVTAGG, encoded by the coding sequence ATGATTCTGACGACGACCCCCAGCATCGAGGGAAGGACGATCGACCGCTATCACGGGGTCGTGACCGGCGAGGTGATCATCGGCGCCAACATCTTTCGCGACCTGTTCGCCGGCATCCGCGACATCGTCGGCGGGCGTTCGGGCGGCTATGAACGCGCGCTGGGCGATGCCCGCGAGGAAGCGTTCAAGGAACTTTCCGCCAAGGCGACCGACCTGGGCGGCAACGCGGTGGTCGGCATCGACATCGATTACGAGGTGATCGGCGAGCGCGGCTCGATGCTGATGGTATCGGTGTCGGGTACGGCGGTGACGGCCGGCGGTTAG
- a CDS encoding YebC/PmpR family DNA-binding transcriptional regulator: MAGHSKFKNIMHRKGAQDKKRSAMFSKLSREITVAAKMGMPDPDMNPRLRAAVNAAKAQSMPKDNIQRAIDKATGGDTDSYEEIRYEGFGPGGVSLIVEALTDNRNRTATNVRTAITKNGGNMGTAGSVSHGFDRLGLITYPASVGGEEKVLEAALEAGADDIASSDDGHEIWTEQEMLHEVAAELEKSLGEAESVKLAWRPQTMVEVSEGDAQTLFKLIDALDDDDDVQTVWGNYDVPDEVMEKLG, from the coding sequence ATGGCAGGTCATTCCAAGTTCAAGAACATCATGCACCGCAAGGGCGCGCAGGATAAGAAGCGCTCGGCGATGTTTTCCAAGCTTTCCCGCGAAATCACCGTCGCGGCGAAGATGGGCATGCCCGATCCCGACATGAACCCGCGCCTGCGGGCCGCCGTCAACGCGGCCAAGGCGCAGTCCATGCCCAAGGACAATATCCAGCGCGCGATCGACAAGGCGACGGGCGGCGACACCGATTCCTACGAGGAAATCCGCTATGAGGGCTTCGGCCCCGGCGGCGTGTCGCTGATCGTCGAGGCGCTGACCGACAACCGCAACCGCACCGCGACCAACGTGCGCACCGCGATCACCAAGAATGGCGGCAATATGGGCACGGCCGGATCGGTCAGCCACGGTTTCGACCGGCTGGGCCTGATCACCTATCCGGCGAGCGTCGGCGGCGAGGAAAAGGTGCTCGAGGCGGCGCTGGAAGCGGGCGCCGACGACATCGCCTCCAGCGACGACGGCCACGAGATCTGGACCGAGCAGGAAATGCTGCACGAGGTCGCGGCGGAGCTGGAAAAGTCGCTGGGCGAGGCGGAAAGCGTGAAGCTCGCATGGCGCCCGCAGACCATGGTCGAGGTAAGCGAGGGCGATGCGCAGACGCTGTTCAAGCTGATCGACGCGCTCGACGACGATGACGACGTGCAGACCGTGTGGGGCAATTACGACGTCCCCGACGAGGTCATGGAGAAGCTGGGTTGA